The window CGACAACGTCTCGGCTACCTCCTTTCCCGTGGTGGCCATGCCCATGCCGCTGAGGTGATCCACGCGAGCTTGTCCAACGATCCCACGTTTCGCTGGGTCGAGCTTGATCCCTCGACAAAGGCGCAGGCCGATCCGGACCTTTGCATTGAGCCCATAAAGCGAGATTCCCGCTGGCGGCTGATCGTTCGCCGCGAGCCGGAGGCCGACCAACAGTGATTCCCTACCTGAACATCATCGCATGGGGGCAGGTGGTGCCTTGGGGCACGCAACGACAGGTCGAGCAGGATCTGATCGTTTGTCGCGCGCTCGTTGCTCTTTTTTCGGATGCCTTTCTTCAGCGGGAGCTTCGGTTTCGCGGTGGCACTGCGCTCAACAAGCTCCACTTTCCCGCACCCTTGCGCTACTCCGAGGACGTCGACCTGGTGCGCACAACAAGCGGGCCGATCAAGCCTGTCATCGACCGGATTCGCGATGTGCTCGAACCCTGGCTTGGTAAACCGAGTTATGAAAGCAGCCCCGTCGCACCGAAGCTGCGTTTCCGGGTATCTGCCGAGGACGGCTCTGGTCCGATCCGCCTCAAGATCGAAATCAATACCTGGGACATTGAGGTGTTCGATCGGCCCGTGCAGATTCCGTTCAGGGTCGAAAACCCATGGTTCATGGGAGAGGCGTCCATCGCAACATTCTCCCGCGAGGAAATCCTGGCGACCAAACTGCGAGCGCTCCTCCAGCGGGACAAAGGCCGCGATCTTTACGACCTCGGCCATGCACTTGAGGTCTTTGAGGGACTCAATATCGGCCGCATGATGGAATGTTTCGGCTGCTACCTGGTGAAATCCAACCACGAACTCTCCCGCGCAGAGGCGGAGCGCCGCATGTTCGCCAAGTATGCCAATCCGACATTCCTCACGGATATGCGGCCACTGCTTTCGGCTCAAGCAGCCCAAGACCTTGATGAGGCCGCGACGAAACGGATGTTTGAAAGGGTGTTTTCCAAAGTCATTGTTCGCATACCCGGAAAACCATGGGCTCGCAGTGACGAGATGAAGGAAAGATTGGGAGTCCTGCTGTAAGCCTGACCATCAGGCCGTCAAACTCACATGCGATCGGATGTACTGAGCGTGGTGTGTCCATGTGAGCGGGAAGCCGGAGACAAATTCTCCAACCGGCAATGTCCGAATCAGTATTCTGGGTTTCGCGGAATGCACAGTAAGCATCCAAAAATGGTCGGGGCGGTGAGATTCGAACTCACGACCTCTACGTCCCGAACGTAGCGCTCTACCAGGCTAAGCTACGCCCCGATTCATTTTCCCGGACGGGAACCCGCCGGGGATGGGGAGACATACCTTTCAACAGACTGGCCGCAAGTGCAAAAGCTGAAGCCGCGAACTTCGTCGTTCGGTGACATCGGAATTGCCAGGAATCGCTCCCAATTGCTTCCCCTGCATTCCAATGGCTTTTCGCGGGACTCTATTGCTGCAATCCGTTTGGTTTCAGGCGGCGCAGCTCCCAGGCACCTTCCGTCAGGACGTGTTCTGAAATTCGGTCGAGGTAGGCGATGTCGATGTGTTCGAATTCGGTGCGCTCCATGGGACCGATGACGAGCCAGCCGGGTCGGTAGTGGGCGAGGAGCGCGCCGGCATCGGGTGAGCCCGAATAGATTTTTTCGACGTCCGCTGCGCGATCGAACGCGTGGGGCATGCCGTGCAGGGTCATGCCGGAGGGGTTCGCGGCGACAACACGACGGCCGGCCAGAACAAGCACAGGGTGGTTGAGCTGGGTGCCGGTGAGGATGAGCGCATCGCGGGGTGTTGCCGCGGTGACGGCCTCTGCGAATCGGCGTTCATCCGCATTCGAAACCACAGCCGGTGCGCGGGCTTCTGAGACGATCGACTGGACGCCTGAAATTGTCATCAGGCCAAACAGAATGACAGAAGCCAGCCTTCCTCCGATCCGATGTCGCCACAGCTCCGCAAGCATCCATGCACAACCCGCGGCGGCGGCGAGGCCGGCGGCGGCGAAGAGTTTGATATTGTCGAAGACGTACGGCTGAAAAACGAAGAGATAACCAACCGAAAGGATCAACCACCAGCCGATCGTCTCCCGGCGAAACCGGCGACCCGCAAGACACCAGGCCAAGAATCCAAGCGTCACCCAGAGTCCGGTGTTCCAGACCCAGTGCTCGAGCAGTTGCCAAAGTGCATTCGGCCGCCAGTCGCCAATCATCCAGCCCGGGGCGAATCTCACGAATGCCGGCTCCGACTGCGACAACTGGTGACGCATCCAAAGGATTTGGGGAACGGCGAACACGGCGCCAGCAATGACGGCGGCGATCCAGGTTTTGAGGCGTTCCAATGGTCGGTTGAGCAGCGCCCATGGAGTGACAACGCAGGCCAGCACGACGAGACCGTGGGCCCCGATCAGCGGCAGGGTCCCGGCCAGAGCGCCGGCAAAAACAAATCCGCGAATGGATGTGTCGCGCGCAGACAGCAGCGCGCGTATCAGGACCGCGATTGCGCAGGACAGGGCGAGTCCGAAAAGTGCGACACGCATTGGCCAGACGATCGCGGTGACAAGGTTGTGAAAGTGAAGCTCGAGCGCCCAGTCGTTCGCATAGTCATGGGCCCACAGCGCCGAGACCAGCGATCCGCTGTCCTTCCATTCGTGCAAGAGATAGAGAAAGCCCCAGCCGGCTGCAAGGTGCCAGACGGCCAGTGCTAGAAAGGCGCGGGCTCGCGACTCGAGCCATCGCTTCAGAAGACTCCACGCGGCGAGCAGAAAAACAGCGGAGGCGAGAATGTTGCCGAGACGAAAGGCGACCGGCAGCGAGAAACCCTGGGCGTGAAGCCAGCCAGCCTGAAAGTCGGGGAGAAAGGGGTAGCCCAGAGGCCAGTTCGGAACATGCGGATAGCTGAGGCGAGAAAGATTGTCGCCGGACGAGAACGATGTCGCGAGCGCCGTGTGGAATGATTGATCCTCCCAGCCCGCGCCGGCGCTCCAGTATGAACCATCGGCCTCGCGCAGGCAGTGCCAGTAGTGTCCGGCGGCGTGAAACAGAAGCAGCACGAACGCGCCCGCAAAGACACCGCGATTGCCGCGAGCGCACCAGCGCCGCAGCGAGGTGCACAGGGCGATCCAGGCGTCGATCGGACCGCGGCGATCGAGAAAAAACTCCAGCAGAAACAATGCGATGAAGATGGCGATCGACAGGTAAATTGACGACTCCATGCCAACGGCCCGTGCGCTCAGGAAAGGCACCCAGCAGAGTGCGGCGAGCCAGGCGGCGCCGCTCACCGCGAGCCACTGGACCGTACCGCCCAGGCGCACGATGCGACGAACAAGGAGCGCCGACCACAGCCCGCTGACCACCAGCATCGAGCTGAGCAGGGCGAGGCTCATCGCGATTGAGTGCCGCCGATGCGGGCGCGGAGGAAGTCGGCCAGCTGAGCCCACGCGCGGCCGCGATGGCTCGCCTCATTTTTCCCGGCTTCGCTCAGTTCGGCGAACGTGAGCGAAAATCCCGCCGGCACAAACAGCGGATCGTAACCGAAGCCATGGCCGCCACGGGGGGAAACAATCAGATGTCCAGGTGTCCGTCCTTCAAACACGTGCTGGATTCCGTCTGGATCGACGAGGGCCAGGACACAGGTGAAATATGCGCCGCGTTGCGCTGCGGGCACCCCCTTCATCACCTGGGCCAATTTTTGAAGGTTGGCCGCGGAATCACCCGAGGGCCCCGCGTAATACGCGGATTCGACACCCGGCGCGCCATTCAGGTGGTCGACGCAAAGGCCGCTGTCATCGGCCAGCACCCAGCTCCCCGCGGGAAGCCGGGCTGCGAGGGCGTGCACCTTTTTTGCGGCGTTTCCCCGGAATGTCCCGGTGTCCTCGATCACGGCGGGCATGCCACCGGCCTCCCTGGCTGACACGATCGTGACGGGCAGGCCCGAAGCGTGTGCGAGCGACTGGAATTCCGCGACCTTGTGGGCGTTACCCGAGGCTAAATGTAGCTTCATCGACCTGCAGGGTGGGAGGGTAGATGACGTTTCCCCGGACGAGTGCGTCATCGCCGAAGGTTTCGTGTCGCACGCCGGCCAGCTTCACCGCGTTCGCAAGCTTCTCGCTGCGCAGTCCGCTGAACGCGCTCTTCGCACGATCGTCGGCTAGCAGCATCGACGAGCGGTAAATGAACAGGTAGTCGAGTTCGCGGAGCTGCACGAGTTCGCTGAGCAACTGCGCGCCACCCTCGAAATAGACGCCGCTGATCTTTTCCGCGACGCACCGGGCGCGAAACGCCGACATGCTTACTCGCACCGTGGGAGATTCGAGCGTCCAGACATTGACCCCGAGGTCGATCAGCTTGCGCACGTAGCCGACGCCGCCGTGCTGCGTGGTCACCACGATGGTGCGTTCGCGAAAGCGGTCGGTGAAAACGCCGGGCAGCGAGCGGTCGTTCCAGAGTCGCAGGCGTCCATCGAACACAAAGCGCCAGGGACACCATTCCTCTTTGTCGCCACATCGGGCGGTGAGGCGGGGATTGTCGGCGGCGATGGTTCCGGCGCCGACGGCGATTGCCGGGAACAGCCGGCGCCAGCGATGCACGTCGGCGCGCGACTGCTCGTTGGTGATCCAGCGCGAGTCGCCGACGCGAGTGGAGATCCGGCCGTCGAGCGTCATGGCGGACTTTCCCGCGAGCAGCGGCGTCCGGCGTGACGCCCAGTGGTTGTAGATGAGGTTGATGTCGGCGCACGCGTCCGCGAGCACGCCGCTGGTCACCTCGATTCCCGCCTCCCGCAGCACGGCGAATCCACTGCCGGCGTGGGCAGGGAAGGGATCCGTCGCTCCGACCACGACGCGCCGGATGCCGGCCTCGCGGATGGCATCGCAGCACGCTCCGGTGCGGCCATGTGTCGAGCAAGGCTCGAGGGTGACGTAGAGCGTTGCGGTCGGC of the Opitutaceae bacterium genome contains:
- the ribD gene encoding bifunctional diaminohydroxyphosphoribosylaminopyrimidine deaminase/5-amino-6-(5-phosphoribosylamino)uracil reductase RibD; protein product: MGRALALAQEAWGETSPNPMVGAVIVEDGRIVAEGFHARDGGPHAERVALQSLGRPPKPTATLYVTLEPCSTHGRTGACCDAIREAGIRRVVVGATDPFPAHAGSGFAVLREAGIEVTSGVLADACADINLIYNHWASRRTPLLAGKSAMTLDGRISTRVGDSRWITNEQSRADVHRWRRLFPAIAVGAGTIAADNPRLTARCGDKEEWCPWRFVFDGRLRLWNDRSLPGVFTDRFRERTIVVTTQHGGVGYVRKLIDLGVNVWTLESPTVRVSMSAFRARCVAEKISGVYFEGGAQLLSELVQLRELDYLFIYRSSMLLADDRAKSAFSGLRSEKLANAVKLAGVRHETFGDDALVRGNVIYPPTLQVDEATFSLG
- the rdgB gene encoding RdgB/HAM1 family non-canonical purine NTP pyrophosphatase, with product MKLHLASGNAHKVAEFQSLAHASGLPVTIVSAREAGGMPAVIEDTGTFRGNAAKKVHALAARLPAGSWVLADDSGLCVDHLNGAPGVESAYYAGPSGDSAANLQKLAQVMKGVPAAQRGAYFTCVLALVDPDGIQHVFEGRTPGHLIVSPRGGHGFGYDPLFVPAGFSLTFAELSEAGKNEASHRGRAWAQLADFLRARIGGTQSR
- a CDS encoding nucleotidyl transferase AbiEii/AbiGii toxin family protein, producing the protein MIPYLNIIAWGQVVPWGTQRQVEQDLIVCRALVALFSDAFLQRELRFRGGTALNKLHFPAPLRYSEDVDLVRTTSGPIKPVIDRIRDVLEPWLGKPSYESSPVAPKLRFRVSAEDGSGPIRLKIEINTWDIEVFDRPVQIPFRVENPWFMGEASIATFSREEILATKLRALLQRDKGRDLYDLGHALEVFEGLNIGRMMECFGCYLVKSNHELSRAEAERRMFAKYANPTFLTDMRPLLSAQAAQDLDEAATKRMFERVFSKVIVRIPGKPWARSDEMKERLGVLL